In Comamonas koreensis, the genomic stretch CTGGGCGCCGAGCGCCTGCTGTACGGCAAAGTGGGCGGCGAGCAGGTCACCGTGCGGGTGGAAGAAGGCACGCCCTTCCCCAAGCCCGGTGAAGTGGCGCGCATCAGCGCACGCGAAGACCGCCTGCACTGGTTCAATGCGGATACCGGCAAGCGCATCTGAGCGTGGCAAGGCGATGAGCACAACGGCCACGCCTTGGCTCCCGACCTGAACGCTTGAACACCAGCGCCCAAGTGCAGCACTTGTGGCGCTTTTCTTTTTCTCATCGAGATTGATATGACGCTTTCTAGCAACTGGCCCTATCCACGCTGGGTGGCCCACCGCGGCGCAGGCAAACTGGCGCCTGAGAACACCATGAGCGCCTTCCGCCTGGGCGCCGCGCACGGCTACCGCATGTTCGAGTGCGATGCCAAGCTCAGCCGCGACGGCGTGCTGTTTCTGATGCACGATGCGGACCTGAAACGCACCACCAATGCCCAGGGCACGGGCAGCGACCTGAGCATGGGTGAGCTCGCCCAGCTCGATGCCGGCAGCTGGCATTCGCGCAGCCATGCGGGCGAGAACCTGCCCACCCTCGAGGCGCTGGCCCGCTGGTGCCTGGCCAACCAGCTCTTTCTCAATGTCGAGATCAAGCCCACGCCCGGCCAGGAGCTGGAAACAGGCCGTGCCGCCGGTGCGCTGATGAACCGCATCTGGCCGCAAACCGTGGTGCCGCCGCTCTTTACCTCGTTCAAGGCCGATTCGCTGCGCGGCGCCCGCGAAGTGGCAGCGCATATCCCACGCGGCCTGCTGGTCGACAAGCTGGCCGATGGCAGCGGTGACGCCGAGCTGCAACTGGCGCTGGAACTGGGCTGCCAGGCGCTGGTGCTCAACCATGCGCTCTGGGATGCCGCGTTGGTGGCCAAGGTCCATGCCGCAGGCCTCTACTGCAGCAGCTACACCGTCAACGACGAATGGGCCGCGCAGCGCCTGATCGACCTGGGCACCGACGGCATCATCACCGACCGGGTGGACCTGTTCAGCCCGGCCCAGGATGGCCCACGGCTTTGAAACACTAAGTGCGCTAGATGCTATATTTTTTATAGCTATACAAAAGCCCGGTCATACCGGGCTTTTTGCGATGGGCCTGCTGTGTCAGTCCATCTTGGTGCCCGAGGCCTTGACCGCCTCGGCCCAGCGCGGCATCTCGCCAGCCAGGAACTGGCTGAACGCCTCGGCACCGAGAAAGGCGGGGTCCGCGCCCTGCTCCACCATGCGCCCGCGCACATCGGGCATCTGCATCACCTGGCCAAAGGCGGCGCTGAGCTGGTTCACCACCGCTTTGGGCGTACCTGCGGGTGCGAGAAAGCCATAGAAGCCCACGACCTCAAAACCCTTGAGCCCGCTTTCAATAGCAGTGGGCACCTCGGGCAGCGCCGGGTTGCGCTCCTTGCTGGTGACGGCCAGCGCACGCACCTTGCCCTGCTTGTGGTAGGCAGCGGCCTGCGGAATGCTCTCGGCCATGAACTGCACCTGGCCGCCCACCAGATCGGTAAAGGCCGGCGCACTGCCCTTGTAGGGGATATGCACCAGGTCCAGTCCGGTGGCGCTCTTGAACATCTCGGGCACCAGGTGGCTGATGCCGCCATTGCCGGCCGAGCCAAAGTTGACCTTGCCCGGGTGGGCCTTGGCGTAGCTGATGAACTCCTGCAGGTTCTTGGCCGGCACCTTGTTGTTGACCAGCAGGGCCAAGGGCTGCATGGCCGTGCGCGCCACCGGTGTGAAATCGCGCAAGGTGCTGTAGGGCAACTTGGGGTAGAGCGCAGGGTTGATCACCATCACACCGGTATTGGCCAGCATCAAGGTATAGCCATCGGCTGGCGCCTTCATGACATCCTGCGCCCCGACTGCGCCACCGGCACCAGGCTTGTAGTCAACGATGATGGGCTGGCCCAGCACGCCCTGGAGCTTGTCGGTCAGCAGGCGGGCATGCTGGTCCAGCGGGCCGCCAGCGGGAAAGCCGATGACCACGCGCACGGGCTTGGTCGGAAAAGGCTGCTGCGCCTGGGCCGCGGCGCTGAACGCCAGCCCCGTGATGGCTGCCAGGCAGGCGTGTGCAATGTACTTCATGGTCTGTCTCCTTGGGTTTGTTATCGGTAGAGAGGCAGGCCGTGCGAACGCAGCCTGCACAGACCCATCATGACCGGCACACCCCGCTTCTACAACCAGCGCCTGTCTCTCATTTTTTCGGATTGACGCCGCACCCGTCAGGCGGTAGTTGCAGTCGCCTCGGCAGCGCGCGCTGCCTTGCGCCGCCACCACAGCCCCAGCCAGCCCAGGCCTTGCACGGCCACGAGCAGCACCAGCATGTCCAGCGCCAGCTGCGCGGCCCACAGGTGCTTGCTCATATCGCGCACGCCTTCGCCCAGCATCACGATGATGACCTGCGAGACCACCAGGAGCGCCAGCAGCAAGCTGCCCACCGCCAGAGGCCGCAAGCGGCCGGCCTGGCGGCTGCGGCTGGCCGCAAACAGTGCCAGTGCCGCCAGCAGGAAGAGGGGCGCCAGCGGCGTGACGATGCGGTCGCGCTGCGCGCTCATGCGCAGCAGCAGGTCGGTGACTGGTTGGGCACCGCCGTCGTGGCGATGGAGGTAGAAGTTACCGGGAAACACATGGAAGTACTGCACGGTGAAATGGCTGGGCAGCGCAAAGCGGGCCAGGCGCCACAGGGTCAGCGGATAGTGCAGATAAGGCCGCAGCACATCGCCCTTGCCCAGCTTGGGCGTGACGGGGTAGCAATCGCGATCTGTGTGCTGCACCTGGGTGCCGCCGAGGCCCGAGAGTGCATTGCCCCAGGCATCGACACCGATGCAGTCCCGGCGCTCGGCCGGCACGCCCAGGCCATCGAGCTGCCCGGGTGTGAGCACCATGTACGAGCCCAGGTAGACGCCATGGTAGGCATTGAGGCTCGCATTCTTGCCGATCAGCAAGGGCACCAGGCACAGCACCTGTACCGCCAGCAGCAGCTTGAGCAGCCCCTTGTCGGGCAGCATGCGCTGCCAGCGGGCGCCCGCCCAGACGCACAACAGCGCCAGCAGCGGCACATAGAAATACTGCACCTTGGCCAGGCCGCACACCAGCGCCCCCAGGCCCAGTCCGACCATCCGCACAGCCCGGCGCGAGGCCAGCAGGCCCAGCAGCAGCAGCGGCAGCGCGATCAGACAGGCGTATTCGGCATAAAAGGATTGGGCCATGCCGATGTTGTGTGCCATGAAGAACACGGCCAGCCAGGCCAGCGCCATGGCCGACCAGCCCAGCGCGCCACGCTGCAGCGCCGCCGCGCATTGCCAGGCCAGCACAGCGGCACAGGCAAGCAGCAGCAGCTTGGCCGCCAGCGCCGTGCGCGCGAGGTCAAACATATTCCCGGGCATAAAGCGCTGCACCCAGCCGGCAAAAGTGAACATGTGCGAGGCCAGCTCCGGATTGCCCGGTGTGCGAAAGGGCCGATCGGGCAGCGCCCAGTGGATGCCATCACCCATGGGCGTCAGGTAGAGGTGGCCCACCACGCGCTGGAAATCATTGGTATCGGCAAATAGCAAGGCCTGCGAGCCCCAGACCAGCACCGCAGCTGCCGCGCCCACCACGAGGCAGCAGATACAGAAAAGCCACCGGGAGCGGTGGCCAGACAAAGGCGTTGTGGTGGTCATCCCACAATTATGTCTGAATTGTAAAGAAACGTATAGCAAGCGCCGCAGAAAATAATAAGAGCCTCGGTATCAACGCCGCCAGCCACCCAGCACCACCCACTGGCTGCTGGCCAGTGCCATCACCAAAAGCGCATAGCCCATCAGGCTGCCGTCGCGGCCCTGCCACAGCAGCGCGACAAAGAGCGCAGCGCAGCCGACCAGAAAATGCAGCGCCAGCTGGCCATACCAGGGCAGCAGCGGCGTGGCCTTGTGTGCAAACAGCCAGCGGGCAAGCACCAGCAGCAGCGCCAAAAAGGCGGCCGGGGCACAGAAGTTCAGCAGATGCCAGAGGCTGGTGGTGGCAAGCATGGAGCGGACAGGTTGATATAAGTCAAGCTGGTACTGATACGACAAGCAATGGATTTACAGAGATTTTATAATCCCTGGCATGGCAGTTTGGGCCCTGGGCATCAACCACACGACGGCACCGGTCGACATTCGCGGCCGGTTTGCATTTGCACTCGACAAGATTGCGCCAACTTTGCAGAGTTTGCGCAGCACGATCTCGGGTGTGCATAGCCACGCCGGTGTGGAAACCGCCATCCTGTCCACCTGCAACCGCACCGAGATCTACTGCGCCGCCCAAGAGCCGGCGCTTGACCACACCCTGCGCTGGCTGGCCCAAAGCGGCGACCTGCCCGCCGAGGCGCTGAAAAACTACACCTACACCCTGCAAAACGACCTGGCCGCCCGCCACGCTTTTCGCGTCGCCAGTGGGCTGGACTCGATGGTGCTGGGCGAGGCCCAGATCCTGGGCCAGATGAAGAACGCCGTGCGTGCGGCTGAAGAAGCCGGCTCGCTGGGCACCACGCTCAACCAGCTGTTCCAGCGCAGCTTTGCCGTCGCCAAGGAAGTGCGCAGCGCCACCGAAATTGGCGCGCACAGCATCAGCATGGCCGCTGCTGCCGTGCGCCTGGCCGGCCAGCTGTTTGAAGACCTCACCAAGATCCGCGTGCTGTTTGTTGGCGCTGGCGAGATGATTGAGCTGTGCGCCACCCATTTCGCGGCCAAGCAGCCGGCCCACATCACAGTGGCCAACCGCACCTTGGAGCGCGGCGAAAAACTGGCGGGCCACTTTGGCGCCAGCACCATGCGCCTGGCCGATCTGCCCGACCACCTGCACGAATACGACGCCATCATCAGCTGCACCGCATCGAGCCTGCCGATCATCGGCCTGGGCGCGGTCGAGAGCGCGCTGAAAAAACGCAAGCGCCGCCCGATCTTCATGGTGGACCTGGCCGTCCCCCGCGATATCGAGGGCGAGGTCAAGAACCTGGGCGATGTCTACCTCTACACCGTGGACGACCTGGCCCATGTGGTCAAGGCCGGCCAGGAGCAGCGCCAGGCGGCCGTCGTGCAGGCCGAAACCATCATCGATGCAGGTGTACAGCGCTTCATGCACTGGATGGACCAGCGCGCCCCGGAAGGCGGCGCCGTGCCCTTGATCCAGCAGATCAATGCGCAGGCCGACGTCTGGCGTGCGCTGGAGATCGAGCGCGCAAAAAAGCGCCTGGCCAAGGGCGAAGACATGGACGCGGTGCTCGATGCACTGACACGCGGCCTGTCGCAAAAGATTCTGCACGGCACCATGGCCGAGCTGCACGCGGGCGACGCCCAGGCGCGTGCCCAGACGGCTGACATGGTCTCGCGCCTGTTCCTGCGCAGCCAACGCGGCGGCGGCAACGGCCACCAATCGGGTTTGTAGCGACGCTGCGCGGCTTGGCCGCCCTTTGCTCGCCCTCCTCGCCCCTCTTCTCCTTACTCGGCCTGCACTTTTTTTGATCTCTGCTTTTTTGCAGCGCATGCGCAGGCCCTGCCTTATCAGGTCGCCATGAAAGACTTTCTCCGCCAACAGCTGGAACGCTATGCCGAGCGCCTCAATGAGCTCAATTTTCTGCTCTCGCGCGAGGACATCATGGCCAACATGCCGCAGTTCCTCAAGCTCTCGCGCGAACACACCGATGTCGCCGCCGTGGCCGAGCGCTTTGCGCGCTACCAGCAGATCGAATCCGATATCGAAGGCGCCAAGGAAATGCTGGCCGACCCGGACATGGCCGACATGGCGCGCGAAGAGATCAGCAGCGGCGAGGCCGAGCTGCAACAGTTGGCCGCGCAGCTGCAGCGCATGCTGCTGCCCAAGGACCCCGACGATGCCCGCCCCGCTTTTGTCGAAGTGCGGGCCGGCACCGGCGGTGATGAATCGGCGCTGTTTGCCGGCGATATCACGCGCATGTACACGCGCTACGCCGAGCGCATGGGCTGGCGCGTCGAGATCATGAGCGCCAACGAGGCCGAGCTGGGAGGCTACAAGGAAGTGGTGCTGCGCATTGACGGCGGCGACAACGTCTATGGCACCTTGCGCTTTGAATCGGGCGGCCACCGCGTGCAGCGCGTGCCCGCCACCGAAACCCAGGGCCGCATCCACACCAGCGCCTGCACCGTGGCGGTAATGCCCGAGCCCGATGAGCAGCAGGCCATCACCCTGAACCCGGCCGATCTGCGCATCGACACCTTCCGCGCCAGCGGCGCCGGTGGCCAGCACATTAACAAGACCGACTCGGCCGTGCGCATCGTCCACTTGCCCACCGGCATCGTCGCCGAATGCCAGGACGGCCGCAGCCAGCACAGCAACAAGGCCAAGGCGTTGCAGGTGCTGCAGGCCCGTATCCAGGAAAAAGAGCGCAGCGAGCGCGCTGCCAAGGAAGCGGCGATGCGCAAGGGCCTGATCGGCTCGGGTGATCGCTCAGACCGCATCCGCACCTACAACTTTCCCCAGGGCCGGGTCACCGACCACCGCATCAACCTGACCTTGTACAAGCTGAGTTTCATCATGGACGGTGACCTCAGCGAACTGATGGAAGCGCTGCAGTCCGAACGCGAGGCCGAATTGCTGGCCGAGCTGGAAGTCAACCAATAAGGCCTGCGATGCCCAGCCACCACCCCGGTTTTGCAGGGCGCGCGGCCTGGCGTGCTGCGGGATACATGGCGCTGGCCTTGGCCGCGAGCAGCGCCTCGGCGCAGCTGGCGCGCAAGCCTTCGATGTACGAGGATGGCCGCGCGCCGCAAGAGCTGATCGCCAGGCCAGGCAGCCCCTCACCGGCGCAGGCCATGGGAAACCACAGCAGCCAGCCCTTTGCCGCTGATCTGATGAGCCATGCCGCCTTTGACCAGCTGGCGCGCGTCTACAACGCCGGCACGCCGCTGGCCCAGCCCCATGTGATCTTTGTGATCGACCGCCAGGCACAGCCTGCAGCGCGGCTGTACTTCATCAACACCCCACGCTTTCAGCTGCACGACCGCTTTTTGCGCGAGCAAGGCCTGCTGCGTGGCGGCAGGGAGGCGCTGAACCGCAATTACCGCGATGCAGGGCGCCGCTTTATCCTGGGCACCCTGAGCTGGCAGCCGCAGATCAACGGCTTTGTCTATGAATTCTGGGAAGGCGACCAGCTGACCGCCAGCCTGCTGCGCGAAACCGAGGCCCAGCTGCGCAGCCACTTTTTTGCAGCGGTGCAGTTCAAGGCCAATGCCAGCGCGCAAGAGCAGGTGGCGGTCGCCGCAGGCATCCCCGCAGTGACGCAAAGCGCGCTGATCGGCCAGCAACGCTTTTTGCCGCTGAACACAGGCCAGGCCGTGGGCCACCTGCGTTTGGTAGACGATATCGACCAAGTCCATGACCTGCTGCCCAGCGACATCGTCGTGCTGCGCCAGGTGCCCATCGCGCTGCCGCCTGTGGCAGGCGTGCTGACCGAGCAGCCCTCGACCATGGTCTCGCACGTGAACCTGCTGGCCAAAGGCTGGGGCGTACCCAACGCCTATGTGCGCGATGCCAGCCAGCTGCTGGCGGCGTACAACGGCCAATGGGTGCACTTGGCGGTCAGCGCCAAGGACTACCAGCTGCGTGCCGCCACCGATGCCGAGCGCGACCAAGCCATAACGCGATCAAAAATCAAACGCAGCATCGCCGGCGCCAGCATCCAGAAAGACACCCACAGCACCGCACTGCAGCCTCTGGCCGCCCTGCGCGCTGCCAACCGCCGCCAGTGCGGGGCCAAGGCTGCCAACCTGGGAGAAGTGCGGCATGCGGGCATTGCCGGGGTCAGCGTGCCCCATGGTTTTTGCCTGCCCTTTGGCGCCTATGCCACCGCGATGCAGCGTTTTGGCCTGGCCGAAAAAGTCGCGCGCATGCAGCAGCAGCCGGGCTTTGACAGCGACGCCGCCGTGCGCCGCAATGCGCTGGCTGCGCTGCGCGCCGAGATCGAACAGATGCCGCTCGATGCCGCATTTGCCAGCAGCCTGCAGGCGCGCTGGACCAGCCAGCTGCAGCAGGCCGGCGTGTTTGTGCGCAGCTCGTCAAGCTCAGAGGATTTGCCCGGCTTCAGTGGCGCGGGCCTCTACACCACGGTCCCCCATGTGAAGGGCGAAGCAGCCTTGCTCGATGCCGTGCGCAAGGTCTGGGCCTCGGTCTTCAACTTCGAGGCCTGGGAGGCGCGCCGTGCCGCTGGCATTGCGCAGGATGCCGTCGCGATGGCGGTGCTGGTGCAGCAGGCGGTGGACTCCGAGGCCTCGGGCGTCATGGTCACGCGCGACCCGCTGGGCAGCACCCCGCACAGCATCTTTATCGCCGCCAAGCGCGGCATTGGCATCCGCGTGGTGGAAGGCCGGCGCGTGGCAGAGCAGGTGCTGTACTCGCGCCGCAGCCAGGCCGTGCAGGTGCTCAGCCGCTCGGCCGAGGACACCGAGCTGCGCCTGGCGCCCGGCGGCGGCGTGCAGGAGGTGGCCGTGGCGCAGCGCCAGGTGCTCAGCGATGCGCTGGTCAAACGTCTGGCCCATGCCGGCGCTGCGATCGAAAAGCAGTTTGGCGGCCGCACCCAGGATATTGAATGGGCCATTGCCGGTGACCAGATCCTGGTCCTGCAATCTCGGCCCTTAGTGCAGGCCGCCCGCCCATAAGCGGCAGCAACAGCGAATCGCGTATCGACATGAATGCCTCCACCCCCGACACCCCCATCACGCTCACCCAGGCGCTGGCGCAAGCTGCTGCGCTGGGCATCGCCCGTATCGATGCGCAGATGCTGCTGCTCCACCTCTGCGGCCAGCCCACCCATGCGCGCGCCTGGCTCATCACCCATGATGGCGATCGCCTGAGCAGCGCGCAGACTGCGCAGTGGCAGCAGTGGCTGCAGCGCCGCGCCGATGGCGAACCGGTGGCCTACCTGACGGGCCACAAATGCTTTTACGGGCTGGACCTGGCCGTGGACGGCCGCGTGCTGGACCCGCGCCCCGATACCGAAACCCTGGTGGACTGGGCGCTGGAGCTGCTGCCCGATGCCGCCCCGGGCCAGCCGGCCTTGCGCCTGGCCGACCTGGGCACCGGCAGCGGCGCGATTGCACTGGCCTTGCAGCATGCGCTGCCCGCCGCCGAGGTCTGGGCGGTCGATGCCAGCACCGATGCGCTGGCCGTTGCCCAGGCCAATGCGGCGCGGCTGCAGCTGCCGCTGCGCTTTGCGCACAGCCACTGGCTGTCGGCGCTGCAAGGACCGTTTGATGCCCTCGTCAGCAACCCGCCCTACATCCGCGACGACGACCCGCACATGCCCGCGCTGCGCCATGAGCCGCGCCAGGCGCTCACCAGCGGGGCCGATGGCCTGGACGACATCCGCCATATCGTCGATGCGGCACCCGCATACCTGCGCGTGGGCGGCTGGCTGCTGATCGAGCATGGCTGGGACCAGGCAGAAGCGGTGCGTTCACTGCTGGCCCAGCGCGGTTTTGCCCAGGTGCAAAGCCGCAAGGACCTCGCAGGCATCGAGCGCGCCAGCGGCGGACAATGGCCTTCCGTGAAATAATAGTGACCATGCCCGCGCTTGAACTGCGGCAAAACGCCCGCATTTGGGTAGCTCATCCAAGCGCTGACCCGATTACATTGCAACCCACACGCCCCGACGGAGCCCATCCATGAGCGATACCCAACAACGCATCGACCAGCTGGTCAAAGGCCATGACATCGTGCTGTTCATGAAGGGAACGGCCAGCTTTCCGCAATGCGGATTCTCCGGCCGTGCCATTCAGATTCTCAAAGCCAGTGGCGTGGAGACCCGTGGTCTGACCACCGTCAATGTGCTCGAAGACCCCGAGATCCGCCAAGGCATCAAGGACTACAGCCAGTGGCCCACGATCCCGCAGCTGTATGTCAAAGGTGAATTCATCGGCGGCTCGGACATCATGATGGAAATGTATGAATCGGGCGAGCTGCAGCAACTGGTGGCCACGCTCTGATCGTCTAGCGCCCGAGTTGGCCAGCCGCAACCAAGCCGCCTTGTGAGGCGGCTTTTTTGTGCCCGGCTAGCGCCGCAGACCCGCGTGCAGGGCGGTGCGATGGCAACACACAATGGCCTTGCCCGCAGCCATAGCCGGTCGGCTGGGGTAAGCTTGACACCCGCAGCACCACCGCGCATCGCCCGCCCGCTATGGGCCTCCAGCGCCTGCTGCCAAAAGCACTTGCCAGTCTCCAGAC encodes the following:
- the ugpQ gene encoding glycerophosphodiester phosphodiesterase, which codes for MTLSSNWPYPRWVAHRGAGKLAPENTMSAFRLGAAHGYRMFECDAKLSRDGVLFLMHDADLKRTTNAQGTGSDLSMGELAQLDAGSWHSRSHAGENLPTLEALARWCLANQLFLNVEIKPTPGQELETGRAAGALMNRIWPQTVVPPLFTSFKADSLRGAREVAAHIPRGLLVDKLADGSGDAELQLALELGCQALVLNHALWDAALVAKVHAAGLYCSSYTVNDEWAAQRLIDLGTDGIITDRVDLFSPAQDGPRL
- a CDS encoding Bug family tripartite tricarboxylate transporter substrate binding protein, encoding MKYIAHACLAAITGLAFSAAAQAQQPFPTKPVRVVIGFPAGGPLDQHARLLTDKLQGVLGQPIIVDYKPGAGGAVGAQDVMKAPADGYTLMLANTGVMVINPALYPKLPYSTLRDFTPVARTAMQPLALLVNNKVPAKNLQEFISYAKAHPGKVNFGSAGNGGISHLVPEMFKSATGLDLVHIPYKGSAPAFTDLVGGQVQFMAESIPQAAAYHKQGKVRALAVTSKERNPALPEVPTAIESGLKGFEVVGFYGFLAPAGTPKAVVNQLSAAFGQVMQMPDVRGRMVEQGADPAFLGAEAFSQFLAGEMPRWAEAVKASGTKMD
- the hemA gene encoding glutamyl-tRNA reductase; its protein translation is MAVWALGINHTTAPVDIRGRFAFALDKIAPTLQSLRSTISGVHSHAGVETAILSTCNRTEIYCAAQEPALDHTLRWLAQSGDLPAEALKNYTYTLQNDLAARHAFRVASGLDSMVLGEAQILGQMKNAVRAAEEAGSLGTTLNQLFQRSFAVAKEVRSATEIGAHSISMAAAAVRLAGQLFEDLTKIRVLFVGAGEMIELCATHFAAKQPAHITVANRTLERGEKLAGHFGASTMRLADLPDHLHEYDAIISCTASSLPIIGLGAVESALKKRKRRPIFMVDLAVPRDIEGEVKNLGDVYLYTVDDLAHVVKAGQEQRQAAVVQAETIIDAGVQRFMHWMDQRAPEGGAVPLIQQINAQADVWRALEIERAKKRLAKGEDMDAVLDALTRGLSQKILHGTMAELHAGDAQARAQTADMVSRLFLRSQRGGGNGHQSGL
- the prfA gene encoding peptide chain release factor 1 produces the protein MKDFLRQQLERYAERLNELNFLLSREDIMANMPQFLKLSREHTDVAAVAERFARYQQIESDIEGAKEMLADPDMADMAREEISSGEAELQQLAAQLQRMLLPKDPDDARPAFVEVRAGTGGDESALFAGDITRMYTRYAERMGWRVEIMSANEAELGGYKEVVLRIDGGDNVYGTLRFESGGHRVQRVPATETQGRIHTSACTVAVMPEPDEQQAITLNPADLRIDTFRASGAGGQHINKTDSAVRIVHLPTGIVAECQDGRSQHSNKAKALQVLQARIQEKERSERAAKEAAMRKGLIGSGDRSDRIRTYNFPQGRVTDHRINLTLYKLSFIMDGDLSELMEALQSEREAELLAELEVNQ
- a CDS encoding PEP/pyruvate-binding domain-containing protein — its product is MPSHHPGFAGRAAWRAAGYMALALAASSASAQLARKPSMYEDGRAPQELIARPGSPSPAQAMGNHSSQPFAADLMSHAAFDQLARVYNAGTPLAQPHVIFVIDRQAQPAARLYFINTPRFQLHDRFLREQGLLRGGREALNRNYRDAGRRFILGTLSWQPQINGFVYEFWEGDQLTASLLRETEAQLRSHFFAAVQFKANASAQEQVAVAAGIPAVTQSALIGQQRFLPLNTGQAVGHLRLVDDIDQVHDLLPSDIVVLRQVPIALPPVAGVLTEQPSTMVSHVNLLAKGWGVPNAYVRDASQLLAAYNGQWVHLAVSAKDYQLRAATDAERDQAITRSKIKRSIAGASIQKDTHSTALQPLAALRAANRRQCGAKAANLGEVRHAGIAGVSVPHGFCLPFGAYATAMQRFGLAEKVARMQQQPGFDSDAAVRRNALAALRAEIEQMPLDAAFASSLQARWTSQLQQAGVFVRSSSSSEDLPGFSGAGLYTTVPHVKGEAALLDAVRKVWASVFNFEAWEARRAAGIAQDAVAMAVLVQQAVDSEASGVMVTRDPLGSTPHSIFIAAKRGIGIRVVEGRRVAEQVLYSRRSQAVQVLSRSAEDTELRLAPGGGVQEVAVAQRQVLSDALVKRLAHAGAAIEKQFGGRTQDIEWAIAGDQILVLQSRPLVQAARP
- the prmC gene encoding peptide chain release factor N(5)-glutamine methyltransferase, with protein sequence MNASTPDTPITLTQALAQAAALGIARIDAQMLLLHLCGQPTHARAWLITHDGDRLSSAQTAQWQQWLQRRADGEPVAYLTGHKCFYGLDLAVDGRVLDPRPDTETLVDWALELLPDAAPGQPALRLADLGTGSGAIALALQHALPAAEVWAVDASTDALAVAQANAARLQLPLRFAHSHWLSALQGPFDALVSNPPYIRDDDPHMPALRHEPRQALTSGADGLDDIRHIVDAAPAYLRVGGWLLIEHGWDQAEAVRSLLAQRGFAQVQSRKDLAGIERASGGQWPSVK
- the grxD gene encoding Grx4 family monothiol glutaredoxin, which gives rise to MSDTQQRIDQLVKGHDIVLFMKGTASFPQCGFSGRAIQILKASGVETRGLTTVNVLEDPEIRQGIKDYSQWPTIPQLYVKGEFIGGSDIMMEMYESGELQQLVATL